The DNA sequence GGAGAGCAGGCGCGTCGAGAAGATCGAGAGCAATCCCGTGTACGGGTTGGAGAGCGATTGGCCCGGGCCGTAGACGTTTTGGTACCTCAGCGCGACGAACGCGCGCCCGAGCGCCGCGCAACCCGTCGTCACCAGCTGCTCCTGCGCTTGCTTCGTGATGCCGTACACCGATGTAGGCTGAAACGGCGCCGACTCGTCCGTCGGCACGGACTCAAGCTCCTCGCCAGTTGTCTCGCAGTACAATCCGAAGCGGCCTTGGGAGAGGTCGCGGTCCCGCCGGCTGGGCGGGAACACGATGCGACCGGCACCGTCGCGATAGGCGCCTTCCCCGATGACGGCGCGGGACGACGAGACGACGACTTTCGAGACCGAGTTCCGCAGCGTCCCGAGTGCGTCCAACATCAGGGCGGTTCCGCTGACATTGACCTGCACGTAGCGGTCGCTCTCGTACATCGACTGCCCGGTACCTGTCTCGGCCGCCAGGTGGACGACGGCGTCCTGCCCCGCAATCGCCTGCCGCCAAACCTCGGGATCGGTGACCGACCCGACCACCAGTTCCACCTCGGCGCGCAGTTGCTGCAGCGGTCCGGGGCGCGTCAGTGCGTCTGGCCCGTGGATCTGCGGGGACAGATTATCGAGGACTCGCACCGCGTGTCCGCGGCTGACGAGGTGCCGCGACAATCGCGCGCCGATGAATCCAGCGCCCCCAGTGACCAGGACTCGCATGCGTCGAAAGGTTCAGATCGAGTGAGCCCGGGCGCACCATCGGAAGTCCCCGGCGGGGCCAGGGGCGGGCAACTCCGGAATGATTGATAGCGCGGACGGGCCCCGCAAGCCCGCACTACGCGGACGCGGTCGCCGTCCCCGGCATCCGCCTCATGACCACCGCATCCTCCACCGGCTTCGAGTAGTACCCCTTTCGCCGCGCGATTTCCACGAAGCCAAAGGCCCGATACAACGCGATCGCCGGTGCATTCGACTCGCGCACCTCGAGGAAGACCTGGGTCCGCGCGTACCCGCCGACGGCCTTGATGAAATCGTCCAGCAGCAGTCGGCCGATACCCTGCCCACGGGCCTCTGGGGCGACCGCGAGGTTCGCGAGCTCCGCTTCGTCATCGATGCGACGTCCTACCCAGTAGCCGACGACGCTGCCGGCCCGCTCGGCCACCCAACAGTCCGGGCGCGACCCGTCACACAGCTCGACGAAGGAGTGCGTCGGCCATGGATCGGGAAAGCAGGCGCGCTCAATCTGGAAGAGGCGCCCTGCGTCGTCCCGCACAGGGGCGCGGATGACCACGGCAGCCGGGCCGCTCATCCCAGCGGCCTCCCGTGTGCGGCCTCCCACTTCACCTGCGCCTCGGCGAGCCGGCCGTACATCGGCTCCCACGTGGCGAGGTCCGCCGGCGCGGCGGCCGCGAGCGACAGACAGCGCCGCACCCCTCGGGCATGCGGATGAGCGCGATGCGCC is a window from the Pseudogemmatithrix spongiicola genome containing:
- a CDS encoding NAD-dependent epimerase/dehydratase family protein, which codes for MRVLVTGGAGFIGARLSRHLVSRGHAVRVLDNLSPQIHGPDALTRPGPLQQLRAEVELVVGSVTDPEVWRQAIAGQDAVVHLAAETGTGQSMYESDRYVQVNVSGTALMLDALGTLRNSVSKVVVSSSRAVIGEGAYRDGAGRIVFPPSRRDRDLSQGRFGLYCETTGEELESVPTDESAPFQPTSVYGITKQAQEQLVTTGCAALGRAFVALRYQNVYGPGQSLSNPYTGLLSIFSTRLLSGRGIEVFEDGEESRDFVFIDDVVAATTAALERDAANNHVIGIGSGTRTSVLQAARGLAAALGCEPELRISGRYRLGDIRHNCADLSRARQALGYVPTVTFEEGLRRFVAWVREQGPGSDGYERSLEELGARGMLRGARAHHE
- the rimI gene encoding ribosomal protein S18-alanine N-acetyltransferase produces the protein MSGPAAVVIRAPVRDDAGRLFQIERACFPDPWPTHSFVELCDGSRPDCWVAERAGSVVGYWVGRRIDDEAELANLAVAPEARGQGIGRLLLDDFIKAVGGYARTQVFLEVRESNAPAIALYRAFGFVEIARRKGYYSKPVEDAVVMRRMPGTATASA